A genomic window from Luteolibacter sp. LG18 includes:
- a CDS encoding polysaccharide biosynthesis tyrosine autokinase: protein MNPQTPTPSEATLHAVDYWQVIKNRYGVILLTLLLVFMTAAVITYVMPKKYESTAVVEVRPPSPGLTVLGKETAELSTGVVTQQFFATQFEIIKSRNVLMKVSDQLELPNRWSYDKESVLLILKGIIDAQSRRGTDLIDIKVRHTNKEDARDIADEVAKAYRAYRMEDENADSDAALKELRRLVQAQEDRVEEKRKLLTNILRTKQIILTGQESVYRSDINEDDRGAASARDTANKLEQEKIQLESQIQTLLKYNSDQLLAYAAGLNLPENIIKTMYPQYLEQQRMLGTLKTQGLGDRHPTVQAQTQALEKMKRQLDDGVVSLRDTLRAQLALAEDRLAKVKILSEQKLEGALERSIDSTDYASAKRELESSQTMLDSMKLKLAGEEAQRKVTSPFVKVHENPVIANGPVSPNVTLNLILGAVVGLVFGVGIAFFLEYLDTSVKTLEDVERYLQVPVLAVVPKDVGVLHKQSGMSPDAEAYRILRTNIEFNRKNPEDNSITVVSGGAGEGKSTTLVNLAYICAQGGYTTLMIDADLRRPRLHTFFDINNSVGLTNYLTTELMLEDVILQTPVDNLYFMPSGILPADAAGILNSRRMSELIQDVKQRFDLVLVDSPPILGVSDASVLASEVDLTMIVVQHRKLPRNMLMRVKRAVEDVGGHVIGVVLNNVDVRSDSQYQYYTSYYTYYAPAESQPVASTASAPAAGAVAPAPRPQAGGKGDSELY, encoded by the coding sequence ATGAATCCGCAGACTCCCACCCCCTCCGAGGCGACCCTGCACGCGGTCGACTACTGGCAGGTTATCAAGAACCGGTATGGTGTCATCCTGTTGACGCTGCTTCTGGTGTTCATGACGGCCGCGGTGATCACCTACGTGATGCCGAAGAAGTACGAAAGCACCGCCGTGGTGGAAGTGCGCCCCCCGTCGCCAGGTTTGACGGTGCTGGGCAAGGAAACCGCCGAATTGAGCACGGGGGTGGTGACCCAGCAGTTCTTCGCGACCCAGTTCGAAATCATCAAGTCCCGCAATGTGCTGATGAAGGTCTCCGACCAGCTTGAGTTGCCGAACCGCTGGTCCTACGACAAGGAGAGCGTCTTGCTCATCCTGAAGGGGATCATCGACGCCCAGAGCCGCCGCGGCACCGACCTGATCGACATCAAGGTCCGCCATACCAACAAGGAAGACGCCCGCGACATCGCCGACGAGGTGGCGAAGGCCTACCGCGCGTATCGCATGGAGGATGAGAACGCCGATTCCGATGCCGCTCTCAAGGAGTTGCGCCGACTGGTGCAGGCCCAGGAGGACCGGGTGGAGGAGAAGCGGAAGCTGCTGACCAACATCCTGCGCACCAAGCAGATCATTCTGACCGGTCAGGAAAGTGTGTATCGTTCCGACATCAACGAGGATGATCGGGGGGCTGCCAGCGCCCGGGACACCGCCAACAAGCTCGAGCAGGAGAAGATCCAGCTCGAGAGTCAGATCCAGACCCTGCTCAAGTACAACAGCGACCAGCTCCTGGCCTATGCCGCCGGGCTCAACCTGCCGGAAAACATCATCAAGACGATGTATCCGCAGTATCTCGAACAGCAGCGGATGCTTGGCACGCTGAAGACCCAGGGTCTCGGCGATCGCCACCCGACGGTGCAGGCCCAGACGCAGGCGCTGGAGAAGATGAAGCGCCAGCTCGATGACGGGGTGGTGAGCCTGCGCGACACGCTGCGGGCCCAGCTTGCTTTGGCCGAGGATCGTCTCGCCAAGGTCAAGATCCTCAGCGAGCAGAAGTTGGAAGGCGCGCTCGAGCGCTCGATCGATTCGACGGATTACGCCTCGGCGAAGCGGGAGCTGGAAAGCTCCCAGACGATGCTGGACTCCATGAAACTCAAACTCGCAGGGGAAGAAGCCCAGCGCAAGGTGACGAGCCCGTTCGTGAAGGTTCATGAAAACCCGGTGATCGCGAATGGTCCTGTGAGCCCGAACGTGACGCTGAACCTGATCCTCGGTGCCGTGGTCGGCTTGGTCTTCGGGGTGGGTATCGCCTTCTTCCTGGAGTACCTCGACACCTCGGTGAAGACCCTGGAGGACGTCGAGCGCTACCTCCAGGTGCCGGTGCTTGCGGTGGTGCCGAAGGACGTGGGCGTGCTGCACAAGCAGAGCGGCATGAGCCCGGATGCGGAAGCCTACCGTATCCTGCGCACGAACATCGAGTTCAACCGCAAGAATCCCGAGGACAATTCGATCACGGTGGTGTCCGGCGGTGCCGGCGAAGGCAAATCGACCACGTTGGTCAACCTCGCCTACATCTGCGCCCAGGGCGGCTACACCACCCTCATGATCGACGCCGACTTGCGTCGTCCTCGCCTCCACACCTTCTTCGACATCAACAACTCGGTGGGCCTGACCAACTACCTCACCACCGAGCTGATGCTGGAGGACGTGATTCTTCAGACCCCGGTCGACAACCTCTATTTCATGCCGTCCGGCATCCTGCCGGCGGATGCCGCGGGCATCTTGAACTCCCGCCGCATGTCCGAGCTGATCCAGGATGTGAAGCAGCGCTTCGACCTGGTGCTGGTGGACAGCCCGCCGATCCTCGGTGTGAGCGATGCCTCCGTGCTGGCGAGCGAAGTGGACCTTACCATGATCGTGGTGCAGCACCGCAAGCTGCCGCGTAACATGCTGATGCGCGTGAAGCGCGCGGTGGAAGACGTGGGTGGCCACGTCATCGGGGTGGTGCTCAACAACGTGGATGTCCGCAGCGACAGCCAGTATCAGTACTACACCAGCTACTACACGTATTACGCTCCGGCGGAATCCCAGCCGGTGGCATCGACCGCGTCGGCTCCGGCGGCGGGTGCGGTGGCTCCCGCTCCCCGTCCGCAAGCGGGCGGCAAGGGCGATTCCGAGCTGTATTGA
- a CDS encoding polysaccharide biosynthesis/export family protein — protein MNLKSIVFTLLAGLGLVASAAAQTTIKAGQAIKIDIRGVPSEEVARVSGEYPVSDGGTVNMPLIGQVAAAGLSPASLGTRIEAAYKAAEIYKNPTILVIASSAETLAKQVVHVGGHVRRTGQVEFVPGLTIYQAIQVAGGADEFGAINRVLLTRNGTVRKLDLKQDQFKRFVLEQNDTIEVPEKNIWGQ, from the coding sequence ATGAACTTGAAGAGTATCGTTTTCACCCTGCTTGCGGGTCTCGGGCTCGTGGCGTCTGCCGCGGCGCAGACCACGATCAAGGCCGGGCAGGCCATCAAGATCGACATTCGCGGCGTACCCTCGGAGGAGGTCGCCCGCGTGAGCGGGGAGTATCCCGTTTCCGACGGGGGCACCGTGAACATGCCGCTGATTGGCCAGGTGGCGGCCGCGGGCCTCAGCCCGGCATCGCTGGGCACCCGGATCGAGGCGGCTTACAAGGCCGCCGAGATCTACAAGAACCCGACCATCCTGGTGATCGCCTCGTCCGCGGAAACACTGGCGAAGCAGGTCGTGCACGTCGGCGGTCATGTCCGCCGCACTGGCCAGGTCGAGTTCGTGCCCGGACTGACCATTTACCAAGCGATCCAGGTCGCCGGTGGCGCGGATGAGTTCGGCGCCATCAACCGGGTGCTGCTGACCCGGAATGGCACGGTCCGGAAGCTCGATTTGAAGCAGGACCAGTTCAAGCGTTTCGTCCTCGAGCAGAACGACACGATCGAGGTTCCCGAAAAGAACATCTGGGGCCAGTAA
- a CDS encoding PDZ domain-containing protein — protein MRFHRSSRMCLPSLLLAMAWGGVGRAATGPPPAVLKQLGAEDFKERQTAQDALLAWGRKTPKTALEWLYLRSLGEVDPEIRRRCTSVLRELVLDVYRQEGEGYVGILMQAVAVVVPGDPGKRFGVRVTFVIPGGPAAKAGIAAGELIVGAGDRVWRDMEAVPDFQRWIRGHKPGTKVTLKALRGNQLADVVVELDRRPPEVERMLPFGDVPDVGKLKQEAEDTYFKEWLEKRKARK, from the coding sequence ATGCGATTTCACCGCTCCAGCCGCATGTGCCTGCCGTCGCTCTTGCTGGCGATGGCCTGGGGCGGGGTGGGGCGGGCGGCCACGGGGCCCCCTCCGGCGGTGCTGAAGCAGCTCGGTGCGGAGGATTTCAAGGAACGGCAAACGGCGCAGGACGCGCTGCTGGCGTGGGGGCGGAAGACGCCGAAAACGGCTCTGGAGTGGCTTTATCTCCGGTCCTTGGGTGAGGTCGATCCCGAGATCCGGCGGCGCTGCACCAGCGTGCTGCGGGAACTGGTGCTGGACGTCTACCGGCAGGAAGGGGAGGGCTATGTCGGCATCCTGATGCAGGCCGTGGCGGTGGTGGTCCCGGGCGATCCGGGCAAGCGCTTCGGGGTGCGGGTGACGTTCGTGATTCCCGGGGGGCCGGCGGCCAAGGCCGGAATCGCGGCGGGCGAGCTGATTGTCGGGGCCGGGGACCGGGTTTGGCGGGACATGGAGGCGGTGCCGGATTTCCAACGCTGGATCCGCGGCCACAAGCCGGGGACCAAGGTGACGCTGAAGGCGCTGCGTGGCAACCAGCTCGCAGACGTGGTGGTCGAGCTCGACCGCCGCCCGCCGGAGGTCGAGCGGATGCTGCCATTCGGGGATGTGCCGGACGTTGGCAAGCTGAAGCAGGAGGCGGAGGACACCTATTTCAAGGAGTGGCTGGAGAAGCGGAAAGCCCGCAAGTAA
- a CDS encoding carboxy terminal-processing peptidase, producing the protein MSIIRIRRSVLAVLAAAVSSTACAQKADFNEVGRQMAILLQNSHYSRLPFNAKLSEQFLDDYLRDLDYGRVYFTQQDVDRFKAAYGDKLHSMLLQNESMKPAQDIYHTFQARVEARVAEAKTMLSGPDFDFSKDETVQRSRKDAPWPKDEAEAKVIWRQQIREAVLAETLRRDMLVKMAADQGKPDPTKGDREPKDKIKLRYDRFLHSIKDDVDDEEIANYFLSAVARSYDPHTDYMSFREMNRFKDGMKNELVGIGALLQAEEDGATKITGIVVNGPADREASLKLNDRIVGVDSANGGEMTDIMFMKIDKVVDLIRGKENTTVRLKVEPAGGARGETKIVTITRGKVELKDEQASAEIIEMKQPGGTPRRLGWITLPSFYADFDEGTTRCSVDVERILQRLNEEKIDGLVFDIRNDGGGSLDEVRRMTGFFINRGPVVQVKNTLGQVQVKDADNRKPLYEGPMVVLIDKASASASEILAGALQDYNRAVIVGDSSTFGKGTVQQPMDIGKMLPFFAARDRAGFLKVTIQKFYRPSGSSTQLEGVASDVVLPSLADAVEIGEAFLDHAMPHDRIRPAGEFNQLPKADLFLPRLQELSKARVAASKDFAYITEDVTKAKTRMAENKVSLNIATRKKELEEADATQKTRNLERKDRFKKQQGEDSGRFKFYKLSLEDIEKGADIHAYDPSVEDEGFMRKAKDKTEDLDDTPRWPSGMDPVKREGLMVLKDLIDITENARMAGMIKKPSGDAR; encoded by the coding sequence ATGAGTATCATCCGCATCCGCCGGTCGGTGCTGGCCGTTCTGGCCGCCGCAGTGTCGAGCACCGCATGCGCCCAAAAGGCCGATTTCAACGAAGTGGGGCGCCAGATGGCGATCCTGTTGCAGAACAGCCACTACTCGCGGCTGCCGTTCAACGCCAAGCTCAGCGAGCAGTTCCTGGACGACTACCTGCGGGATCTCGATTATGGCCGCGTCTATTTCACGCAGCAGGATGTGGACCGCTTCAAGGCCGCTTACGGGGACAAGCTGCATTCGATGCTGCTCCAGAACGAGAGCATGAAGCCGGCCCAGGACATCTACCACACCTTCCAGGCGCGGGTGGAGGCCCGGGTGGCGGAGGCGAAGACGATGCTCTCCGGTCCGGATTTCGATTTCAGCAAGGATGAGACCGTCCAGCGCTCCCGCAAGGACGCTCCGTGGCCGAAGGATGAGGCCGAGGCGAAGGTGATCTGGCGCCAGCAGATCCGCGAGGCGGTGCTGGCCGAGACCCTGCGCCGCGACATGCTCGTGAAAATGGCCGCGGACCAGGGCAAGCCGGACCCGACCAAGGGCGACCGCGAGCCGAAGGACAAGATCAAGCTCCGCTACGACCGTTTCCTTCACAGCATCAAGGACGATGTGGATGACGAGGAGATCGCGAACTATTTCCTCAGCGCGGTGGCGCGGTCCTATGATCCGCACACGGACTACATGAGCTTCCGGGAGATGAACCGGTTCAAGGACGGCATGAAGAACGAGCTCGTCGGCATCGGGGCGCTGCTCCAGGCCGAGGAGGACGGTGCCACCAAGATCACCGGCATCGTGGTGAACGGCCCGGCCGACCGCGAGGCGAGCCTCAAGCTCAACGACCGTATCGTGGGGGTGGACAGCGCCAACGGCGGCGAGATGACGGACATCATGTTCATGAAGATCGACAAGGTGGTCGATCTGATCCGTGGCAAGGAGAACACCACGGTGCGCCTGAAGGTGGAGCCGGCTGGCGGTGCCCGCGGCGAGACGAAGATCGTCACCATCACCCGCGGCAAGGTGGAGCTGAAGGACGAGCAGGCCAGCGCCGAGATCATCGAAATGAAGCAGCCGGGAGGAACCCCGCGCCGCCTCGGTTGGATTACCCTGCCATCGTTTTACGCTGATTTCGACGAGGGCACCACGCGCTGCTCGGTGGACGTCGAGCGCATCCTCCAGCGCCTCAACGAGGAGAAGATCGACGGCCTCGTGTTCGACATCCGCAACGACGGCGGCGGCTCGCTCGACGAGGTGCGCCGCATGACCGGCTTCTTCATCAACCGCGGCCCGGTGGTGCAGGTGAAGAACACGCTCGGCCAGGTGCAGGTGAAGGACGCGGACAACCGCAAGCCGCTCTACGAGGGCCCGATGGTGGTGCTCATCGACAAGGCGAGCGCCTCCGCCAGCGAGATCCTCGCCGGCGCGCTCCAGGACTACAACCGCGCCGTGATCGTGGGGGATTCCTCCACCTTCGGAAAGGGCACCGTGCAGCAGCCGATGGACATCGGCAAGATGCTGCCGTTCTTCGCCGCCCGGGATCGCGCGGGTTTCCTCAAGGTGACGATCCAGAAGTTCTACCGCCCGTCCGGTTCCTCCACCCAGCTCGAAGGGGTGGCCTCGGACGTGGTGCTGCCGAGTCTCGCGGACGCGGTGGAGATCGGCGAGGCGTTCCTGGACCACGCGATGCCGCACGACCGCATCCGTCCGGCCGGGGAGTTCAACCAACTGCCGAAGGCGGATTTGTTCCTGCCGCGGCTCCAGGAGCTGAGCAAGGCGCGCGTGGCCGCGAGCAAGGACTTCGCCTACATCACGGAAGACGTCACGAAGGCGAAGACCCGCATGGCCGAGAACAAGGTCTCGCTGAACATCGCCACCCGGAAGAAGGAACTGGAGGAGGCGGATGCCACCCAGAAGACCCGCAATCTGGAGCGCAAGGACCGTTTCAAGAAGCAGCAGGGCGAGGACTCCGGCCGCTTCAAGTTCTACAAGCTTTCGCTCGAGGACATCGAGAAGGGCGCGGACATCCACGCCTACGACCCGTCCGTGGAGGACGAGGGCTTCATGCGCAAGGCGAAGGACAAGACCGAGGATCTCGATGACACCCCGCGTTGGCCCAGCGGCATGGACCCGGTGAAGCGCGAGGGCTTGATGGTGCTCAAGGACTTGATCGACATCACTGAGAACGCCCGCATGGCCGGGATGATCAAGAAACCGTCGGGAGACGCCCGCTGA
- a CDS encoding YggS family pyridoxal phosphate-dependent enzyme, with the protein MSEVAEQLAAVEARIAAACRRACRERSEVGLIAVSKTFPAEAVAEAAAAGQTLFGESRWQEAEPKIGALPDTLRWHFIGGVQRNKVRKILPLFEAVHAIDSLRLAAYADQVASELGLKPKVFFQVNPAGEASKGGFEPDTLRRELEELLTLRSLEVQGLMVIPPDDDEPRRWFAGVRKLRDELAAASGHPLAGLSMGMSGDYEEAIEEGATLVRVGSAIFGRRAYRVDGELG; encoded by the coding sequence ATGTCGGAGGTGGCGGAGCAATTGGCGGCCGTGGAGGCCCGCATCGCGGCGGCGTGCCGTCGGGCGTGCCGGGAGCGGTCGGAGGTGGGGTTGATCGCGGTGTCGAAGACCTTTCCCGCCGAGGCGGTGGCGGAAGCTGCGGCGGCCGGGCAGACCCTTTTTGGCGAGAGCCGCTGGCAGGAGGCGGAGCCGAAGATCGGTGCGCTGCCGGACACGCTGCGCTGGCATTTCATCGGCGGTGTGCAGCGGAACAAGGTCCGGAAGATCCTGCCCTTGTTCGAGGCCGTCCACGCGATCGATTCACTGCGGCTCGCCGCCTACGCCGACCAAGTGGCGTCCGAGTTGGGGTTGAAGCCGAAGGTGTTCTTCCAGGTGAATCCGGCGGGTGAAGCATCGAAAGGCGGCTTCGAACCGGACACGCTGCGTCGCGAGCTGGAGGAGCTGCTCACGCTCCGGTCGCTGGAGGTCCAAGGGCTGATGGTGATTCCGCCGGACGATGATGAACCACGGCGCTGGTTCGCGGGAGTAAGGAAACTGCGCGATGAACTCGCTGCCGCGTCCGGCCATCCGCTCGCAGGTCTGAGCATGGGCATGAGCGGGGACTACGAGGAGGCGATCGAGGAAGGGGCCACGCTGGTGCGGGTGGGTTCGGCGATTTTCGGCCGGCGTGCCTATCGGGTGGACGGCGAGCTGGGATGA
- a CDS encoding DUF971 domain-containing protein, whose translation MAATFAQATVIGTELAISFSDGEELYLALPMLRRACPCANCQGEPDALGRVVKPVVEHGPRAFELVKIDTVGGYALQLGWADGHATGLYSFEYLRRLALLGE comes from the coding sequence ATGGCCGCCACCTTTGCCCAAGCCACCGTCATCGGAACCGAACTCGCGATCTCCTTCTCGGATGGGGAGGAGCTCTACCTCGCGCTGCCGATGCTGCGCCGCGCCTGCCCGTGTGCGAATTGCCAGGGTGAGCCGGATGCCCTCGGACGGGTGGTGAAGCCGGTGGTCGAGCACGGTCCGCGCGCGTTCGAACTGGTGAAGATCGACACCGTGGGCGGCTACGCGCTCCAGCTTGGCTGGGCGGATGGCCATGCCACCGGGCTCTATAGCTTCGAGTATCTCCGCCGTCTGGCGTTGCTGGGTGAGTAA
- the recG gene encoding ATP-dependent DNA helicase RecG translates to MIPATADLSTLPVLPTKEVAALAAAGLRTPGQVLEWLPKRHEDRRRFDAFPVQASGVPVCLRGTVVDASLRGFGGRRFYEAVVMDGTGGLFGSGKVTCRWFNMPFIHKMLASGHPVIVYGKVKDSNGRLVIDHPEFEILREDEGPSIHLERIVPIYRNVSGIPQRRLREIIHLMLHQVDAASLAWCHDVDPAMPRAEAFRQVHFPDSLEETAAARRRFALEEFFALQLNVLWRRARHDEHSGRVQGIRTTLLKRFYESLPFDLTGAQKRSIKEIVADLRSPRAMNRLLQGDVGAGKTFVAMAAMLLAVDSGAQAALMAPTQILAEQHFLTFRRWLEPLGVRITLLTAAKEESTHLAIEGEPQIVIGTHALLYDKVAFHDLGLVVIDEQHKFGVAQRGRLVGQGSIPDVLVMTATPIPRTLTLTIYGDLDVSLLDEKPPGRGKIVTALRAGAKQTDVTKFVKSQLDEGRQAYLVYPLVEESETLKAESATEAFEKWRKRLPGREIGLLHGKLPPEEKETVMRRFRDGELAVLVATTVIEVGVDVPNASVMILHHAERFGLAQLHQLRGRIGRGGHKGYCVLLTDGKSPEAMEKLKVLESTADGFEIAEADLRLRGPGDVLGTAQSGMADLKFVDFLSDIPLIREARALAERVIDVDPRLEGAFVKLAVLIA, encoded by the coding sequence ATGATCCCCGCCACCGCCGACCTTTCCACGCTGCCGGTGCTGCCGACCAAGGAGGTCGCGGCGTTGGCCGCGGCGGGCTTGCGGACGCCGGGGCAGGTGCTGGAGTGGCTGCCGAAGCGGCATGAGGACCGGCGGCGTTTCGATGCCTTTCCGGTTCAGGCGTCCGGAGTGCCGGTGTGCCTGCGCGGCACCGTGGTGGATGCCTCGCTGCGTGGCTTCGGCGGGCGGCGGTTTTATGAAGCGGTGGTGATGGATGGCACCGGCGGCCTGTTCGGCTCGGGCAAGGTGACCTGCCGCTGGTTCAACATGCCGTTCATCCACAAGATGCTCGCCAGCGGTCATCCGGTGATCGTCTACGGCAAGGTGAAGGATTCGAACGGGCGGCTGGTGATCGATCACCCGGAATTCGAAATCCTGCGGGAGGACGAGGGGCCTTCGATCCACCTCGAGCGGATCGTGCCGATCTACCGGAACGTGTCTGGCATTCCGCAGCGCCGCCTGCGCGAGATCATCCATCTGATGCTGCACCAGGTGGATGCTGCCTCGCTGGCATGGTGCCACGATGTCGATCCGGCGATGCCGCGAGCGGAGGCGTTCCGGCAGGTGCATTTCCCGGACTCGCTGGAGGAAACCGCGGCCGCACGCCGGCGGTTCGCGCTGGAGGAGTTCTTCGCGCTCCAGCTCAACGTGCTGTGGCGTCGGGCGCGCCATGACGAGCATTCCGGCCGGGTGCAAGGCATCCGCACGACCCTGCTGAAGCGCTTTTACGAAAGCCTGCCCTTCGATCTCACCGGCGCGCAGAAGCGCTCGATCAAGGAGATCGTGGCTGACCTGCGGTCGCCGCGCGCGATGAACCGCCTGCTGCAAGGCGACGTGGGCGCGGGCAAAACATTCGTCGCCATGGCGGCGATGCTACTGGCGGTGGATTCCGGCGCGCAGGCCGCGTTGATGGCACCCACCCAGATTTTGGCAGAGCAGCATTTCCTCACCTTCCGGCGCTGGCTGGAGCCGCTGGGCGTGCGCATCACCCTGCTCACCGCCGCGAAGGAGGAATCGACGCACCTCGCGATCGAGGGCGAGCCGCAGATCGTGATCGGCACCCACGCGCTGCTGTATGACAAGGTGGCGTTCCACGACCTCGGGCTGGTGGTGATCGATGAGCAGCACAAGTTCGGCGTCGCCCAGCGCGGGCGCTTGGTCGGCCAGGGTTCGATCCCGGATGTGCTGGTGATGACCGCCACGCCGATCCCTCGCACACTCACCCTCACCATCTACGGCGACCTCGATGTCTCGCTGCTGGACGAGAAGCCGCCGGGTCGCGGTAAGATCGTCACCGCCCTGCGTGCCGGGGCGAAGCAGACGGACGTGACGAAATTCGTCAAAAGCCAGCTCGATGAGGGACGGCAGGCCTACCTCGTCTATCCGCTGGTGGAGGAAAGCGAGACCTTGAAGGCGGAGTCCGCCACCGAGGCCTTCGAGAAATGGCGGAAGCGCCTGCCCGGCCGCGAGATCGGCCTGCTGCACGGCAAGTTGCCGCCGGAGGAAAAGGAGACCGTCATGCGGCGGTTCCGGGATGGCGAACTCGCCGTGCTGGTGGCCACCACCGTGATCGAGGTCGGCGTCGACGTGCCGAACGCCAGCGTGATGATCCTCCACCATGCCGAGCGTTTCGGGCTGGCGCAGCTTCATCAGCTCCGCGGGCGCATCGGACGCGGCGGGCACAAGGGCTACTGCGTGTTGCTCACCGATGGGAAAAGCCCGGAGGCGATGGAGAAATTGAAGGTGCTGGAAAGCACCGCGGATGGATTCGAGATCGCGGAGGCGGACCTGCGGCTGCGCGGGCCTGGCGATGTGCTGGGCACCGCGCAGAGCGGCATGGCGGATTTGAAGTTCGTCGATTTCCTTTCGGATATCCCCTTGATCCGGGAGGCCAGGGCGCTGGCGGAGCGGGTGATTGACGTGGATCCGCGGTTGGAAGGTGCGTTTGTCAAGCTGGCCGTCCTGATCGCCTGA